From the Thermococcus sp. 18S1 genome, one window contains:
- a CDS encoding SWIM zinc finger domain-containing protein yields the protein MDEKTLRKGERYYRAGKVLWVVKYGDRLFSKVLGTYPYYVELNLSTGENTCTCPLGGDCKHVAAVMKAHENGFYFEAFDRHADLFPEAVAMEFLAEVPELALDVTIKELRFALSTDESGSEVARLFRRALRLVGMTGKREALHFLEEVIEEYRHVFSDYELALRLENELRELETAL from the coding sequence ATGGACGAGAAGACCCTCAGGAAGGGCGAGCGCTACTACAGGGCGGGAAAGGTCCTATGGGTCGTTAAGTACGGTGACAGGCTCTTTTCCAAGGTCTTGGGCACTTACCCGTACTACGTGGAGCTGAACCTCTCGACCGGAGAAAACACCTGCACCTGCCCTCTGGGCGGTGATTGCAAGCACGTTGCGGCCGTTATGAAGGCCCACGAGAACGGGTTCTACTTTGAGGCCTTCGACCGTCACGCGGATCTCTTCCCCGAAGCGGTCGCCATGGAGTTCCTCGCGGAGGTTCCGGAGCTGGCCCTCGACGTCACCATTAAGGAGCTCCGCTTTGCCCTCAGTACCGACGAGAGCGGGAGTGAGGTCGCGAGGCTTTTCAGGCGGGCACTTAGGCTCGTGGGCATGACCGGGAAAAGGGAAGCCCTGCACTTCCTTGAAGAGGTGATTGAGGAATACCGGCACGTTTTCAGCGACTATGAGCTGGCGCTGAGGCTCGAGAACGAACTGAGGGAGCTTGAGACGGCCCTCTAA